In one Paramormyrops kingsleyae isolate MSU_618 chromosome 18, PKINGS_0.4, whole genome shotgun sequence genomic region, the following are encoded:
- the LOC111852902 gene encoding cornifelin homolog B-like — MATKIVFEQPQPAMERFDSPDWSSGICDCCQDKADCCFAFWCLPCYACRTSRAHGECLCLPLLDVCGIVPPITYAMRVSVRRHYGIRDTMCNDCLYATFCGPCTWCQISREMKARFRPITLINARVKE, encoded by the exons ATGGCAACGAAGATCGTCTTTGAGCAGCCCCAGCCGGCCATGGAAAGATTTGACTCCCCTGATTGGAGCTCGGGGATCTGTGACTGCTGTCAGGACAAGGCTGATT GCTGTTTTGCTTTCTGGTGCCTGCCCTGCTATGCCTGCCGGACTTCCAGGGCCCACGGCGAGTGTCTGTGCTTGCCGTTACTCGATGTCTGCGGCATAGTGCCTCCCATCACCTATGCAATGCGGGTCTCTGTGCGACGGCACTATGGCATCAGG GACACCATGTGTAATGACTGCTTATATGCCACTTTCTGTGGTCCCTGCACCTGGTGCCAGATATCAAGAGAGATGAAAGCGCGATTCCGACCAATCACCCTCATCAACGCCAGAGTTAAAGAATGA